CAGTATGATCTTTGTGTTTATGTTCTTCATTTTCATGtactgtttcatttttgtttttcagtatcaAATTATAAGTGTTAGTGCTTTTTGACCGTTTCCAAAATTTATGCATGGTTTTAACTTTTTCTTCCTTATGACCTTTATTATGTGAAACTGTTAAAAACAGTTTCAAACAAGAGAAGAGGATTCCTTTTTTGTACTGCAGAGTCTTAAAAGGCTAAAGTTTTTGTGATTATGTTTGAAATCAGTATTTTTCAATGGGAAATTTCTCCAAATAAAGGGAAGGATTCTGTGGATATGGGATCAAGAGTTGTACTTTTTGTggagaacgaagaaaaaaaacatttgacaCATGGCAATAGAaaatgttgttattttgttgttgttctttccatcAAGAAATTTTTATGTATGTTCCTGCATGCACTTCTGCTGTACTGATTGAAGATTCAGAATATATTCCCCATTTCAGCTCTTCAGATCCATTCTCAGTTATTAGTTTCTAAGGTGCATTGATGGGGACAAGAACCATTGTGGGTTCCAAATTTCCCCAACCTTCCTTCTCCAAAGAAAAAGTGTCTAGGAAGATTGTacttggtttttttgggtttttaaaaaaatttttttaaatgatgattaAAATCCTTATTCTCTGTGCACAGGTGAATCATCAGTACACATTAGTTGATGAGCAAGGGCCTGCCCACAAGAAAACCTTCTTTGTCAAGCTGAAACTGGGGGAGGAGGAGTATTCTGCCCAGGGGGAGAGCATCAAGAAAGCACAGCATGCTGCGGCAGCCATCGCTCTAACAGAAACGCAGTTCAGTCACCCCTCGCCAAAACCCCAACGCTCTGTAGAGGGGGAGGGTAAGTagcagttactttttttttttgtgcatgttgaAGTTGTTTGCATTTGAATTGACATGCTTGGCTCTCACGGACTGTATGtacttgtttgtgtatggtaaGTGGGTGGGGGATGCTGTTCTCTTTATTGGAGCTTGCTTGTTTATTTGCTAAATAGTAAATGATAAAAGTTCTTAAAGATGAGCTTgaagctttcttcttttttttattgcttttttcaCGATAAATACTGtataaaacattcacacacacacacacacacacacacacacacacacatatacccccccaccccaccccacccaaattcgcaagaacaaaaaaaaatggaaagcagaaaaaaaaagtcttccaccagtgattgaaaaaaaaaaaaaaaaggactgattgGACATTCTGTTAATTTGTAGATAGAGGTTGGTAATGGTATTCTAAGTATGCCATAAGAATTGTTACCATTATAGGATTCTTCATGCAAGACGGATATGCATGGTAAAAATTGTGTAGATGACTGGATTTGTTGAAGTGCATTGCTTTTCACAACTGAACAAGAATCCCAAAAGGAAAATCGAAGCAGTGTTTCCTGTGAGCAGATTGTTTGTAATTATACCACATGGCAGAAAATCATTGGGAAGTTAAAAATGCTGGAGGCATTTCTGTTTTATATCTGTGGATTAGAAGTGTTTAAATTTGGTCAAACCAGGCTGGTTATTTTGCTATTTTTGCTTATAAGTGTAGGATGTTATATACCTTATCAGATAAAATGTTTACGTCACATCCAAATGAAACATTGTCTTGTTAATCTCAGATTGGTTTCACAATGGTACTGTTTCACACTTTGCATTGTGAACAGTCTGAATGCATTTCCGGTAGCAAAATGTCAACTATCCTGGTAGGATTTGAGGGACAGGGATGAGGTAATGCAGCCCCCCAAGAAAAGGTTGGAGTTGGAGGTTCAACATCATGAAAAGAGTGCTCAGAAACTTACCTGCTGCCAGTGCTGATGCTGAGACATGTTTACAAAATATTATGGTCAACTACTGTACTTGAATGAAGgtacaaatgcttttttttctcctgcgtcaGCTCACAGAAAACGTCCTCAACCTGTGAGAGTATCTTTCTGAAAGAGAAAAGAGTTTGTTCAGAATTTAGACATTTTCTTGTCATGATTATGCCTGCATGTTACAGATATTTTCCATATAATCACTACTTTACAAAGCTCAGAGATAATTTTACCTATCATGGAAGTAGATGCCCCTACTAAAAATGACATAAGAAATCTCTTTGTTTCAGCAAGTAACGTCACGCCTACAGTGGAACTGAATGCTTTGGCCATGAAGCGAGGTGAACCTGCCATATACAAACTCATCGAGCCTCGAAATCAGAACTATACTCCTCCTAACATCGATTTCCGTGGCATGTACAATCAGAGGTCAGTGGATTGGATGCTAATGGCAGCAAGATGTTGTGTGTCATATGGTTTCTAAACATTTTTTTATTTCAAGAAATATCATATTTTGTGTCAGTGGAATTGTGCACTGTAAACACATGTATCATTCGCTTACTCTttccatgtttctgtgtgtgtgtatccatggatgtgtttgtatgttggaGAAAGACCAGTTTTTCAAGAAGTCTTTAAGTTGATAGAGACGATGTACTGGATCaaaaatacctagcatgcactTCTCTCAGACTTATCCCAAATTACGGTTTGGTTGCCTAGGTGAGCCAACCGGTGCAGTTAAgtgttatttattattcatttggtATTTTGTACCCTCTTACACCTATACTAAAAttattacatgcatgtgtgtgtgcacacgcatgcacacaatgcAAAGACGTTTGAGAAGAAATGATAGGTTTTCAGCCTGCAAGTGCAGGAGGAAGTGATAGTTTGCAGCCTGCAATTTCAGAAGGAGGTCTTCAAACACAGAATGCTGAGCATGGACATTACCTACTGGTTTGTTTGACCCACCTGACAGGTATCACTATGGGCGACCACCACGGCCTTTCTATGTGATGCTGAAGGTGGGCACGAAAGAGTACATTGGGGAGGGGCCCACACGACAGCAGGCTCGTCACAACGCTGCCACCAAGGCCCTCAAAGTGCTGCGCAACCTACCCATCCTCACAGAGGCTTCCAAAGCCAAAACAGAAGAGGAGCTTGAATCTGAAGGTGTGTGAATTGAGGGTGATTTTTTGTCTCGCCTGTGCAATGaaaatgttttttctctctcttttttttttttttctctactggAATTTGAGCTTCATCATGCTTGATGAGCGATGATATACAACAAGCTTATGATTGTAAAGATAGGGGTGTACTTTTGCAAGATCACAGGAATGTTGCCTTTTCTGTTCACAtatgaattttctttcttttttctttcctgaaaGCTTAACTTTAGGTACTTGGTTTAATGATAATTATGCTATGAGGTGATATTTTTTTCCTCAGCCTagattccttttctttcttaaaaaaaaaaagaaagaaaaagggaaaaaaaggcgcAGCTTACTTGTTGATAAAATTTGTAACAAAACAAAGAGGCATTTTCTAGCATATatcacaaaacagcacaagcTCATGAAAATAATTTAACCAATATTGATAAAGGATACACTGGGCAAATTGTGTTTTTAGCAAATAAGTTGAGAAGTGATCTGTGGTTGCCAATCATTATTCAACAAAAACCTGCTGCTCTTGCACAGGCAGTCAGTTGAAGAGCCTAAACTTTGTGATTTCAAAGAAACAGTGCTGGCACAATACGCTGTgatatttggttttcttttgtattttatttcctgTTTGAATAGACTATCAGTATttgtttaaataatttttttttcttcagagtgtgagtgtgcacttatggtgtatgtttttttggtttttttttctgctcacaGATGCCATGAAGTCAGAGATTAGCCTGGTGCATGAGATAGCTTTGAAAAGAAATCTCCCAGTGATTTTTGACGTAAGTGGCTATACAAGTGTTTCTTTCTATAAATTCTCTGCAGTCACCCCATGGACCTTCTATGGATCGTTTTAAATAATTCTGATGCAATGAGCGTTCCAGTCTGTGAATGATTTTTATGAAAAGTCCTGATGCAGTGAATGATGTGATTCTTTAAAGATCATGAGTGGTATGCTGGTCATGATGTGCCACAGCCATTTGTTGGGGGTTCTTTTGGTGTTTGTATCtttggtggtggtagcagtggtgtTTGGGGTGTGCAGTGGGTACCTTTGGATGttaagtgggtttgttttttttgtttgtgtatgtgtgtgtgttgttcatgtacttaagtgttgttttgttggaaTACTGTGGTGGGCTCAGTAGCCGAGTTGTTAATGTGTTGTACTTCATATCTGAGGATCCTGGtcttgaatctcggtaacggcgtctcgcgggtaaagggtggagatttttccaatctcctgggtcaacatatgtgcagacctgcttgtgcccgaatccctttcatgtgcatacacaaacagaagatcagaaacgcacgttaaagatcctgtgatccatgtcggcgttctatgggttatggaaatgagttgttgttttttatgaaaaAACTTAAACATATGTTTGCTGTTCCTGCTCAGTTAaggcatttttattattttgtgcgtgtgtgtgtgtgtgtgtgtgtgtgtgtgagtgagtgagtgtgtgtgtgtgtgtgtgtgtgtgtgtgtgtgtgtgtgtgtgagcactcatGTTTGTGTTTGCTACTGCACCTGGTGTAATTTCTCTTATGAGCTAATAAAATCATTCTTAATTTATGTGCAATATGATACATGCAGTGTTAGCCTTCGTGTATTTCAATGTGTTTACAATAGTGATTAATTACAACTTTATGATTAAGTGAATATATACAATACTTTTTATATAAATGTCTTATATgtcattgtttctttttaattaagtcatggttaatgttttgtgttgagttattgtctacgtttgttttgctgcacctgatgtaatttctcttaatgagataataaagttcttcttatctttcttttttttttttatcttgtcttatcttacctacatggtggggtaaaagctGTCAttcacataaaaacccactcgtgtatatacaagtgaatgtgggagttgcagcccacgaaggaagaagttggaatactgtgtgtgttcagtagtgttttaGGTCATCCCAGGAATAGTCGCATTAGATTTCAGGATTTTCTGGAAAGTAAAAGGTGAAGATGAACAAAATCTTTGTCTCTATTGCAAGCAGAACTGCTAAGCAAACCTGCCATAGAAGTTGTCTGTATTTGAATAAGTGTGAACAGTGCCACACTTCTGACTTGTTTATTACTTAAAATGACCAGAACTTTTAAGGTTGGCATGTATTGTGCTAAAAGTGACTGTCAAATATTGCAGCATTTGAAAAATTGTTGGGTTTAACCCCATATATACTGAAGTTCCCATAACACTACACGGTCCTTgtgcttctttgtttttctttactcTGGGAACAAATCGCATGATTCAGACTGAACACAAAATCCTCAGACTCTGATGTGTTCTTCCTTAGGTGATGTGAGAGTCAGGCTACTGATCTATTATATGTTGTCAGGTGGTGTGAGTCAGGTTACTGATCTATTGTATGTTGTTCAGGTGGTGTGAGTCAGGCTACTGATCTATTGTATGTTGTTCAGGTGGTGTGAGTCAGGCTACTGATCTATTATATGTTGTCAGGTGGTGTGAGTCAGGTTACTGATCAATTGTATGTTGTTCAGGTGGTGTGAGTCAGGCTACTGATCTATTGTATGTTGTTCAGGTGGTGTGAGTCAGGATACTGATCTATTATATGTTGTCAGGTGGTGTGAGTCAGGTTACTGATCTATTGTATGTTGTTCAGGTGGTGTGAGTCAGGCTACTGATCTATTGTATGCTGTTCAGGTGGTGTGAGTCAGGCTACTGATCTATCGTATGTCGTTAGGTGTTCCAAGCGTCAGGCTACTGATCTATTGTCTATTGTATGTTGTTCAGGTGTTCCAAGCATCAGGCTACTGTCATATGTTGTTCACGTGGTGTGAATCAGGCTACTGATCTGTCATATGTTGTTCAGCTGGTATGAGAGTCAAGCTACTGATTTATCGTGTTGTTCAGGTGGTGTTTGAGTCGGGCTACTGACCTGTGGTATGTTGTTCAGGTGGTGCGAGAATCTGGCCCTCCTCACATGAAGAACTTTGTCACCAAGTGCACTGTGGGCGACCTGACCACAGAGGCTGAAGGCAACTCCAAGAAACTGTCGAAGAAAAGAGCCGCAGAACTCATGCTTGAGGAGCTGAAGAAACTGCCAAACGTTCCTGTGGTAGTGAAGTCCAAAATAAAGCCAAActcgaacaagaagaagaacagaaatatAATCAAGGTATTTGTCACTCATGGTTATCCACCTAGAATGgtttgaacttaaaaaaaaaaagttttgtacaAAGTACCTAGTTGTGTATATTTTTAATTGTTTGTGTTGAAAGTCTGGATATTATCAGAAGAAagattcttttcttttgaaataaTAATTTTGGAATGCAAAACAATACTAATTCGTATGCATGCACGCCACTTTTTTTTAAGCCAACAACTGATACTTGTTATCACTTCGCTATCCCACATTCATGatcattttaaaacaaaatgacaTATACCAGATGCAAACATGGTTGAGACATGTATACTTTAGTTGTAACAAGCATTAATGCTGGCAAGAAAAGGGAAAAATTGTAAAAATATTATTTCAGTGTGATGGgaggaaaaacgaaaaaagagatCAGGAtgttccattcttctttctttacttttttttttcttttttaaagaaaagaatctgaaagaaaaaaatatgtttgtgtgtgtatcatgtgtgtagaTATCAAAGGTTTTGAAGAAAGTTTCCTTCCTCAAAATTGATTGTTTGAATTTACTTCTGATGGTTTGTCCCCACCTTTCTCAGCAAAACTGACGAGGAAGGTCTTGTTGGACAGGCTCTGGGTGGGCAGAGTTTACAGCAGCATTATTAAAGTTGCCTGTCCACAGGCACCTGACCATGATGCTGCCACAGACTGTGATAAATCAGAGGGGGTTCCATGCCACTATCCTGGCTGGGGCTAAGTTTTAACCACTCCAGTTTTTGACAGTCTATTACAAAACTGCAGTCAGGCACCAGTAACTTCACCCAAAGTCTGTCCAACCCAAGACTTTCCAGCATCAGTTAGGATGAGAAAGATGGTGAGAAACCATCCAAAATATACCATAAAGTTTAAACTTTCAATTCTGATTGAGGAAACTTTCTTCTATATATGTAAACAGAATCAGAGAAAAATAGTGCCTGTTGTGAGAAGACTATTCCTGccctacttaaaaaaaacaacacaagtttCTTTCTAGACTGCATCTTCTGATGCAGATATCCCACATGCTTGCACTCCACACGCACAACACATGACAGTCAATACCATCAGCGGCTGGGTTTTTGCAGGTTCAGAAAGCAGACCCAAGTTACGGTGTGGGGGTGAACCCCATCAGTCGCCTCATTCAGATCATGCAggcccagaagaagaaggagccagTCTACAATCTGGTGGCCGAGAAGGGCTTGCCTCGACGCAGGGAGTTTGTCATGCAGGTGAGAATGCGACAGAACAACCGCGTTCAGCAATGAAAATTGACAGAAAAGCTTGAACAACAGTTAACCCCTGTAGAAAGTCATCAAATTAAAGTTAAGGAATACGTTTCACGCTTTGATCATGGTCTTTATTATGTTTGAGAATGCGTCGGATCTGCCAGTCGTAATTTGACAAAAGAACTGGACTTGTCCGAAGTGATTATCATGTATTTGGCAATTATGCTAAGATTAATAGAAGCTGGAAAGTTGTGGTGAAGACAAGGAAACCAGAATTTTGATAGATCTGTATTTTGATCGTTAAACTGTGAAATACTGATCTGTACTTTGATCGTTAAACAGTGAAATACTGTTGAACTTCCGCTGCATTGGTTAGATGGAATTTTTTATTTCCTGCACACAACTTTTGGCACGACAGACACTTGTTTCAGATGATGAGCAAAAGTATCATTTGGATCGATGGGCCTTTATATGTGTAAATTCTGGTATGccttctcaccctccctctcactatttttttttttttttaatcatttatttatttatttttgtttatctatttatttatttttttactgtttttttgttgttgtttgtttgttttatccttGCAGTTTTTAAATCAGCAGGAATCACTGATGAGCCCTCtagtttgttgttcttttaaacttaaaaaaaaatttttcatggTTTTGCTCATGTTTCTTCCACACTGTTCATGAGTAGTATGTGtccccttcacccacacctcatccccacccctcttcatTCATAGTAAACACGCTGTATCCCGAATTACAAAATAATGCAGCCAACACTTGCCCCAGTGAAGTGAAAAACACCCGATGTTGAATGGATCCATGCTTCGTGTGTCAGTGCCAGGTAGAGGAGCTCATGTTTCTTTCACACTGTTCATGATTACTGTgtgttcccctccacccctcttcagTCAACACACTCTGTCCCGAATTACAAAATAATGCAGCCAATACTTGCCCCTGTGAAGGGAAAAAAGACACGCCTAAACACACTCTGTCCTGAATTAAAAAGTAATGCAGCCAATACTTGCCCCTGTGAAGTGAAAAAAGACACGCCTAAACACACTCTGTCCCGAATTGAAAAATAATGCAGCCAATACTTGCCCCTGTGAAGTGAAAAAAGACATGCCTGACATTGAATGTATCCATGCTGCGTGTGTCAGTGCCAGGTAGAGGAGCACACGTCTGAAGGTGTGGGCCCCAACAAGAAGCTGGCCAAGCGCAGTGCCGCAGAGAGCATGTTGCAGATCCTGGGCTTCAGCCGACCGTCCCCCCAGCCCACCAAACCCGCCATCAAGAACACACAGTCCTCAGAGGTGTGTAGGGGACGCACGGGAGGGGCTGTAAGTTGTTGGGCCTTCTTTAACTGTCACTACCGTTTAccacaagtgtatgtgtgtataaatgtacgtatgtatgtgtgtgggtgtgtatatacatgtatgtatgcattgtgtttatgtgtgcgtgtagtTTGGTGGGTACATTTTGCTGTGTGGATGCAACTTTGATGTAGTGAGTTAGTAATAATATCATGTATTCTGTGAAGTacctagagcagttttctggataagGTGTTACAGAACcatccattattactattattattattattgtttttgttttaagtaaGTGTAGAGGTCTTTAAGAAACACACAAGGTGTTGAGTGTAACTGTAAAGGTCTTTAACAAGCACACAAGGTAGTAAGTGCAAAGGTATTTTACAAGCACACAAGGTCTTACCTTTGTGCACACAtgatgtgagagagacacaggctgTTGtggtcccctttttttttcttttctttttagtaaTGAATTTATTCAGACACATTTTCCTGTTTAATTTCCGACATAGTGTTTGGAAGTGGAAGGGTGTAGTTTGTTTGTCACAAGaactgaggtgggggggggggcataggggggTTGCTAGATTTTGTTTACTACGTGGAGAAGGAGGACTCGGGTGAAGGGATGTTAGTCCTGTTCTCTGTGCAGAGGTGAGGTGGAGGGCGGGGATTGTTGTTGGGCCATATCACTGATCAGCACAGCATTGTGTTCAGAGGGTAGTGGAGGTCACAGCCTGTTCTCTGTCATTGTTGGTGGGGTGTCATTAGTCATGGTTACTGCTCATGGATtattggattttgtttttttttggaggggagggtggggtgggggtggggggcttttggGGAATATCATTAGTCCTGCTCACAGATTGATtattgtgtgtacatggtgtactttgaaagagggagtggggggtagggggggggggatggatcaCTGCTCACAAACTGATTATTGCGTGtactggggaggggtaggggtgtcacTTCTCACAAACACTATTGCGTGTactggggtggggtaggggtgtcacTTCTCACAAACATTGTGTGtactggggaggggtaggggtgtcacTTCTCACAAACATTGTGTGtactggggaggggtaggggtgtcacTTCTCACAAACATTGTGTGTACtttgggggagggtaggggtgtcaCTTCTCACAAACATTGTGTGTACTTTGGGCAGGGTAGGGGTGCCACTTCTCACAAACATTGTGTGtactggggaggggtaggggtgtcacTTCTCACAAACATTGTGTGtactggggaggggtaggggtgtcacTTCTCACAAACATTGTGTGTACTTTGGGCAGGGTAGGGGTGTCACTTCTCACAAGCATTGTGTGTACTTTGGGCAGGGTAGGGGTGTCACTTCtcacaaacactgtgtgtactgGGGCAGGGGTAGGGGTGTTACTTCTCACAAACATTGTGTGTACTTTGGGCAGGGTAGGGGTGTCACTTCTCACAAGCATTGTGTGTACTTTGGGCAGGGTAGGGGTGTTACTTCTCACAAGCATTGTGTGTACTTTGGGCAGGGTAGGGGTGTCACTTCTCACAAACATTGTGTGTActttgggggaggggtaggggtgttacTTCTCACAAACATTGTGTGTactggggaggggttggggtgtcaCTTCTCACAAACATTGTGTGTACTTTGGGACGGGGTTGGGGTGTCACTTCTCACAAACATTGTGTGtactggggaggggtaggggtgtcacTTCTCACAAACTATTATTGTGTGtactggggaggggtaggggtgtcacTTCTCACAAACATTGTGTGtactggggaggggtaggggtgtcacTTCTCACAAACATTGTGTGtactggggaggggtaggggtgtcacTTCTCACAAACATTGTGTGtactggggaggggtaggggtgtcacTTCTCACAAACTGATTATTGTGTGTACTTtggggcggggtaggggtgtCACTTCTCACATTGGAACCCAATTGTTGTGGGTACTTGGGGCAGGGTAGGGGTGTCACTCAAACATTGTGTGtactggggaggggtaggggtgccACTTCTCACAAACATTGTGTGtactggggaggggtaggggtgttacTTCTCACAAGCATTGTGTGTACTGAGGAGGGGTCAGGGCGTCATTGCTCACAGATTATTGTGTGTACTTGAGAGggtgtgggggcctgggggggtcaCTATCTCTGCTGAATACTTgaaggggagttgggggaggaagAGTCACCAGTATGCAGTATCACTGAATTAACAGTCTGTTTTTGAgaaataggatagaatagaatatgtctattaccaagtgtTCTGAGGCCATAGGGAaaattggtgggggggggggtgatacttAAAACATGAATTGGAAATCATAAACAGAGACAAATTATACAAAAGGATTTTAGACTcatttacatacatacaagttCTTGCACCTTGTGCATGCATGAAAGACTACATTCAACATAAAGCCTTGTGCAGTGTGGATGAAAATTTCCTTTCTAACTGTTGGTGTCGTGAGAGACtgggttgattttgttgttgctattgtttttcaGGGTGGCAGCAGTTCAGACAAAAAAGTGACATTTGTGGACACTGGGAAATCTGGTGGAGGTAAACAGTGGATacttgtctgaatgtctgtctgtctgccactgtctctttctgtttgattTCTTATGTTTCTTATCCAACTGcccatttttttaaatacttgAAGTTGAAACTTTTAACGTTTAACTGTTTCCAGTTGAGAATAAGATTTAGTGGTCATTGCATAAAATCATTTGGATGATTCATGATGTACTCTGTGTTTTTCCTAAATGAATTATTCAAATCTGCTTCAAATCCATGAATGTGTTCTGCTTGAAAACCTGGTTATGCAGGTGGCTCAGTGCTTCTTTAATTCCACAAACTGTTTACAACCCTAGAAACTTGACATGAATTTGATTCGGATCAGATCCCTGGCTGGGTCTTGTTATGATTTTGTTTACACTTGGATCTTTGGCTGGGTCGGCATTTGGAACATCAAAATATTTGACTAGACTGACAGGGAAAAgtat
This portion of the Babylonia areolata isolate BAREFJ2019XMU chromosome 16, ASM4173473v1, whole genome shotgun sequence genome encodes:
- the LOC143291077 gene encoding double-stranded RNA-binding protein Staufen homolog isoform X1 — its product is MSQMLNSAGGSPQGAGYHSVTQSHTAVTANPSNILSMSTAARSSPLSLSSSQHYGQLSSAQQHHHQLMQQQQHQQLQQQQQLQTQQQQLQQQPKLQPPVKVLSNPQSQFQQQQQLQMGGGAGTPILGSGGGTTYRSVLRRSHHTSPTTAAGTGSPVQPMVGDSLSDGAVGGAVGLDTGGVGVAQADAEQEQEPGATSTTLSKDEKENSNLANTKEKTPMCLINELARFNKVNHQYTLVDEQGPAHKKTFFVKLKLGEEEYSAQGESIKKAQHAAAAIALTETQFSHPSPKPQRSVEGEASNVTPTVELNALAMKRGEPAIYKLIEPRNQNYTPPNIDFRGMYNQRYHYGRPPRPFYVMLKVGTKEYIGEGPTRQQARHNAATKALKVLRNLPILTEASKAKTEEELESEDAMKSEISLVHEIALKRNLPVIFDVVRESGPPHMKNFVTKCTVGDLTTEAEGNSKKLSKKRAAELMLEELKKLPNVPVVVKSKIKPNSNKKKNRNIIKVQKADPSYGVGVNPISRLIQIMQAQKKKEPVYNLVAEKGLPRRREFVMQCQVEEHTSEGVGPNKKLAKRSAAESMLQILGFSRPSPQPTKPAIKNTQSSEVCRGRTGGAGGSSSDKKVTFVDTGKSGGDSGEKSSTTSTNTTSTGCQVVPGLLRLNHAGAAHVPGLMTSSPAHTFSGTAESVSSVLSKAGPQAEKQAMALAEFMNIPMKFEEFTKSNSGAEYLTRVTLSTHPPQVYHGTGPTRETSRDAAALSTIQNLLSLATNFHSSAGDASSHKAEIGVTALPHQLNGAGDQV
- the LOC143291077 gene encoding double-stranded RNA-binding protein Staufen homolog isoform X3, translated to MCLINELARFNKVNHQYTLVDEQGPAHKKTFFVKLKLGEEEYSAQGESIKKAQHAAAAIALTETQFSHPSPKPQRSVEGEASNVTPTVELNALAMKRGEPAIYKLIEPRNQNYTPPNIDFRGMYNQRYHYGRPPRPFYVMLKVGTKEYIGEGPTRQQARHNAATKALKVLRNLPILTEASKAKTEEELESEDAMKSEISLVHEIALKRNLPVIFDVVRESGPPHMKNFVTKCTVGDLTTEAEGNSKKLSKKRAAELMLEELKKLPNVPVVVKSKIKPNSNKKKNRNIIKVQKADPSYGVGVNPISRLIQIMQAQKKKEPVYNLVAEKGLPRRREFVMQCQVEEHTSEGVGPNKKLAKRSAAESMLQILGFSRPSPQPTKPAIKNTQSSEVCRGRTGGAGGSSSDKKVTFVDTGKSGGDSGEKSSTTSTNTTSTGCQVVPGLLRLNHAGAAHVPGLMTSSPAHTFSGTAESVSSVLSKAGPQAEKQAMALAEFMNIPMKFEEFTKSNSGAEYLTRVTLSTHPPQVYHGTGPTRETSRDAAALSTIQNLLSLATNFHSSAGDASSHKAEIGVTALPHQLNGAGDQV